One region of Gossypium raimondii isolate GPD5lz chromosome 6, ASM2569854v1, whole genome shotgun sequence genomic DNA includes:
- the LOC105772769 gene encoding mannosyl-oligosaccharide 1,2-alpha-mannosidase MNS3 yields the protein MSKSLPYSVKDVHYDNAKFRHRSFFKVITQTLFTSDMKRECVSCSTGKFLGLFMIFGLACLMLTHASKTPSVTDGLSKVLGTNEEQKVVTDVGLRFKKLLRRAPRLPPRLSGNEKVSSGIFTGKPNDHDEEKWKARQRNVKEAFTHAWSGYKKFAMGYDELLPLSMQGFDGLGGLGATVVDSLDTAMIMGLEEVVSEAGSWIESNLLDRISQKGDVNLFETTIRVLGGLLSAYHLSGGDQDMNLANTGPKPTIYLEIAKNLADRLLSAFTSSPTPIPYSDVLLKNSSAHPASNLLSSTSEVSTLQLEFNYLSAISGDPKYKTEGMKVFAHFKTLPKVEGLVPIYISPHSGEFIGQEIRLGSRGDSYYEYLIKVWLQLRSIQDGNFTYLYDMYEEAMRGVRHLLVQKTIPNELVFVGELPGGSKGSFSPKMDHLVCFLPGTLALGATKGITKEKAMKDNLLTIEDFENLKLAEDLAKTCFEMYSVTSTGLAPEIAYFHTKDFYEDGLGGGNQSSEYVNDIIIKFNDRHNLLRPETVESLFVLYRITQDPKYREWGWQIFQSFEKYTKVDSGGYTSLNDVTTLPPQRRDKMETFFLGETLKYLYLLFGDSSVIPLDKFVFNTEAHPFPIKDAIYLEGGSNMMKGIM from the exons ATGTCGAAATCGCTTCCTTATTCTGTGAAAGATGTTCACTATGATAATGCCAAGTTCCGTCACCGATCTTTCTTTAAG GTGATCACTCAAACATTGTTTACTAGTGATATGAAGCGTGAATGTGTAAGTTGTAGTACAGGGAAGTTTTTAggattatttatgatatttggCTTAGCATGTCTAATGTTGACACATGCAAGTAAAACACCTTCTGTTACTGATGGACTATCAAAAGTTCTTGGGACAAATGAAGAACAAAAGGTAGTTACTGATGTTGGTCTAAggtttaaaaaacttttgagAAGAGCTCCAAGGCTTCCTCCTCGGTTATCAGGGAATGAAAAAGTTAGTTCTGGTATATTTACTGGTAAACCGAATGATCATgatgaagaaaaatggaaagCTAGACAACGAAACGTAAAGGAGGCTTTTACCCATGCATGGTCTGGCTATAAAAAGTTTGCGATGGGTTACGATGAGCTTTTGCCACTGAGCATGCAGGGATTTGATGGGCTAGGAGGTCTAGGTGCTACTGTTGTAGATTCTCTTGATACTGCCATGATAATGGGTCTTGAGGAAGTTGTTTCTGAAGCGGGATCATGGATTGAGTCAAATCTTTTAGACAGGATTAGCCAGAAAGGGGatgttaatttatttgaaacCACAATACGGGTCTTAGGTGGTCTGTTGAGTGCTTATCATTTGAGTGGGGGGGATCAAGATATGAACTTAGCAAATACGGGACCAAAACCTACCATTTATCTAGAGATTGCAAAAAATTTGGCTGATCGTCTGCTATCTGCTTTTACTTCTAGTCCAACTCCCATTCCTTACAGTGATGTTTTGCTAAAAAATTCCTCAGCTCATCCAGCCAGTAATCTACTGAGTAGTACATCAGAAGTTTCCACTTTACAGCTTGAGTTCAATTACCTCAGTGCAATTTCTGGTGATCCGAAGTATAAAACAGAAGGGATGAAGGTTTTCGCGCATTTCAAAACTCTTCCAAAGGTGGAAGGACTAGTTCCTATCTATATCAG TCCTCATTCTGGTGAATTTATTGGACAAGAAATTAGACTCGGATCTCGAGGTGATAGCTATTATGAGTACCTAATCAAAGTGTGGCTTCAGCTAAGATCTATTCAAGACGGTAATTTCACATATCTGTATGATATGTATGAGGAGGCAATGAGGGGTGTTAGGCACTTGCTTGTTCAAAAAACGATACCAAATGAATTGGTTTTTGTGGGGGAATTGCCTGGTGGATCCAAAGGTTCTTTCAGTCCAAAAATGGATCACCTG GTGTGTTTTTTGCCTGGTACTCTCGCACTTGGTGCCACTAAAGGCATCACAAAGGAGAAAGCCATGAAGGACAACCTTCTTACAATTGAAGACTTCGAAAACTTGAAACTCGCAGAAGATTTAGCCAAGACATGTTTCGAGATGTATTCAGTAACTTCCACTGGTCTGGCTCCTGAAATTGCATACTTTCATACTAAG GACTTTTATGAAGATGGTCTTGGTGGCGGAAATCAGAGTTCAGAATATGTAAATGACataataattaagttcaatGATCGTCACAATTTGTTGCGTCCTGAAACTGTTGAATCCTTGTTTGTACTGTATCGTATCACTCAAGATCCAAA ATATCGGGAATGGGGTTGGCAGATCTTTCAGTCATTCGAGAAATACACAAAGGTGGATTCCGGTGGATACACTTCTTTAAACGATGTCACCACACTTCCTCCTCAAAGAAGAGATAAGATGGAGACCTTTTTCCTCGGTGAAACTTTGAAGTATTTGTACTTACTCTTTGGGGATAGCTCTGTTATACCACtcgataaatttgtttttaacaCGGAAGCTCACCCTTTCCCGATTAAAGATGCTATCTATTTAGAGGGAGGCAGTAACATGATGAAGGGAATCATGTAA
- the LOC105772372 gene encoding uncharacterized protein LOC105772372, with translation MVNSAKKMNMEESKYRTIAIVATTPLIIIGGICIGWKYVSRAWNNKKTDHRRQQKIPRSISMAAIHGGKLALDRLVNYGKQQSTTQSGDDVEQLKTLLENEQPHYKELQQVLGRLEMNRREDEAIKILKKAMKKKKAQMKPNSNEANEIGFLLAELYIYKGDVQKASKCLAKVEASDAKFSLYKAIISMMDQKEQEAIQHWETFKEIQNQTIPSSFNEEEFTEFKNAVYLLKQDIDAAATQLKKQ, from the exons ATGGTGAACTCGGCTAAGAAGATGAACATGGAAGAAAGCAAGTATAGAACAATAGCTATTGTAGCAACGACACCTCTCATCATCATCGGAGGAATTTGCATTGGGTGGAAATATGTGAGCCGTGCATGGAACAATAAAAAAACCGATCATCGGCGGCAGCAAAAGATACCGAGATCCATTTCCATGGCGGCCATCCATGGCGGAAAGCTAGCTTTGGACAGATTGGTTAATTATGGCAAGCAGCAATCAACAACACAAAGTGGTGATGATGTAGAACAGCTAAAGACTCTTCTTGAAAATGAACAACCCCATTACAAGGAACTTCag CAAGTTCTTGGAAGACTAGAGATGAACAGAAGAGAAGATGAagcaataaaaatattgaaaaaagcaatgaagaagaaaaaggcaCAAATGAAGCCCAATTCAAATGAAGCTAATGAGATTGGATTTTTGCTTGCTGAATTGTACATCTACAAG GGAGATGTTCAAAAGGCTTCGAAGTGCTTAGCAAAAGTAGAGGCTTCTGATGCAAAATTCTCTCTTTATAAG GCTATTATTTCCATGATGGATCAAAAGGAACAAGAAGCCATTCAACATTGGGAAACctttaaagaaattcaaaacCAGACAATCCCATCAAGTTTCAATGAAGAAGAATTCACTGAGTTCAAGAATGCAGTCTATCTACTCAAACAAGACATTGATGCTGCTGCAACACAACTCAAAAAGCAATAA
- the LOC105774835 gene encoding gibberellin 2-beta-dioxygenase, producing MVVQSNLSTLNHCSSIETRKPATVLDSIPSINLKDPESKTHIMKACEEYGFFKVVNHSVPMEFIAKLETQALEFFNLPQSEKDKAGPPDPFGYGSKRIGSNGDVGWIEYLLLNTNPQVTSLKTLTVFRENPEIFWSAVKEYIEAVKVMAFEVLELIADGLKIEPRDTLSKLLKDENSDSCFRLNHYPPCPELQALSGRDLVGFGEHTDPQIISVLRSNSTSGLQICLKDGVWVSVPPDETSFFINVGDALQVMTNGRFKSVRHRVLANSHKSRVSMIYFGGPPLSEKIVPLTSLMGKQEESLYKEFTWWEYKTSAYKSRLADYRLGLFEKKTHQVQAIE from the exons ATGGTGGTTCAATCCAATCTTTCGACGTTGAACCATTGTTCATCGATCGAAACACGTAAACCCGCCACCGTTCTCGACTCTATACCGTCGATAAACTTGAAAGACCCCGAATCGAAAACTCACATAATGAAAGCTTGTGAAGAATATGGGTTCTTCAAGGTGGTGAATCACAGTGTTCCAATGGAGTTTATAGCTAAACTGGAAACTCAAGCTTTGGAGTTTTTTAATCTTCCTCAATCCGAAAAAGATAAAGCTGGTCCACCAGATCCTTTTGGTTATGGTAGCAAAAGGATTGGAAGCAATGGTGATGTTGGTTGGATTGAATATCTTCTTCTCAATACCAATCCTCAAGTCACTTCTCTTAAAACCCTCACTGTTTTCCGGGAAAACCCAGAAATTTTctg GTCAGCTGTAAAGGAGTATATTGAAGCAGTGAAGGTAATGGCATTTGAAGTATTGGAACTAATAGCAGATGGTCTGAAAATTGAACCAAGGGATACATTGAGCAAGCTGTTAAAGGATGAGAATAGTGATTCATGCTTTAGGCTAAACCATTATCCACCATGCCCTGAATTACAGGCATTGAGTGGCAGAGATTTGGTTGGGTTTGGGGAACACACTGACCCTCAAATAATCTCTGTCTTAAGATCCAACAGCACATCTGGTTTGCAAATTTGTCTGAAAGATGGGGTTTGGGTTTCTGTCCCACCTGATGAAACTTCCTTTTTCATCAATGTTGGTGATGCTTTGCAG gtgATGACAAATGGGAGGTTCAAAAGTGTGAGGCATAGAGTATTGGCAAATTCACACAAATCAAGGGTTTCAATGATATACTTTGGAGGACCACCTTTAAGTGAAAAGATAGTACCTTTAACTTCACTAATGGGAAAACAAGAAGAAAGCTTATACAAAGAGTTCACATGGTGGGAATACAAGACTTCAGCATATAAGTCAAGGTTGGCTGACTATAGGCTTGGGTTGTTTGAGAAAAAAACACACCAAGTGCAAGCCATTGAATGA